A section of the Methanomassiliicoccales archaeon genome encodes:
- a CDS encoding SOS response-associated peptidase: MNPNIYYVCGRFSLGLVYGFSTRFGVPEDPKIVPRYNIAPFQHVPIIVRESPNSLRWMRWGLIPHWAKGEEYGLKLINVRSESALEKPMFKPLLNHQRCLVPATGFYEWQRQGGRRQPFHIRLREQEYFAMAGIYDHWTKGGKDLITFSILTTQANEAVKAVHDRMPVILNGQGEEAWLNKEVLSEDELHGLFTPYPAGYMDIYQVSDLVNDPRKDDPRMVDPYKKHQSTLF; the protein is encoded by the coding sequence TTGAATCCCAATATATACTATGTGTGCGGCCGTTTCTCCCTCGGCCTGGTATACGGTTTCTCGACCAGGTTCGGGGTGCCAGAGGATCCGAAGATCGTTCCTCGTTACAACATCGCCCCATTTCAACATGTGCCCATCATAGTCCGCGAAAGTCCCAATTCACTCAGATGGATGCGCTGGGGACTGATACCTCACTGGGCCAAGGGGGAGGAGTACGGTCTCAAGCTGATCAACGTCCGATCCGAATCCGCTTTGGAGAAGCCCATGTTCAAGCCCCTTCTGAACCACCAACGGTGCTTGGTCCCTGCCACAGGGTTCTACGAATGGCAGAGGCAGGGCGGCCGGAGACAACCTTTTCACATTCGTCTGCGGGAGCAGGAGTATTTCGCCATGGCCGGCATTTATGATCATTGGACGAAAGGAGGGAAGGACCTGATCACCTTCAGCATCCTTACCACCCAGGCCAACGAGGCGGTGAAAGCGGTTCACGACCGAATGCCGGTCATCCTAAACGGACAAGGGGAAGAGGCATGGTTGAACAAAGAGGTGCTTTCCGAAGATGAACTGCATGGTCTGTTCACCCCCTATCCGGCAGGATATATGGACATCTACCAGGTATCGGACCTGGTCAACGATCCCCGGAAGGACGACCCCCGGATGGTCGATCCCTACAAAAAGCATCAATCCACGTTGTTCTGA
- the gatB gene encoding Asp-tRNA(Asn)/Glu-tRNA(Gln) amidotransferase subunit GatB, whose product MKIGLEMHFQLPTRSKLFCSCPTSAADPNHNICPVCLGYPGSRPSLNRKALEVGLTIARFLDCRIEDRVWFSRKTYFYPDLVKNFQITQYESPLGTDGHFDLNGRRIGIWRVHLEEDPGRIKRVGRSGEEISFVDYNRSGIPLVEIVTAPDMQSPAEARVFIDQLIIELRSLCDLDAQDEQKVRVDANISVGEERVEIKNVQGLRNVERALKFEAVRQTKLLAAGKKVILETRRYDEERRVTMSARDKETEEDYGYIGEPDLGEFHIGQMAEELDLKETPLVRARRLVTDHGINDATAKQLVLTSSSLTDMFELLCRSVSSEKAVTWTMGPISSNWSALQDRHELWSDVVAAVKADSDGEITDNEAKRRILSLAGVKQENAEAGDADLDHMISDFIDAHPEVLADYRKNAKAANTVIGHVMKESRGRYSSKDVVEEVRKELEKRV is encoded by the coding sequence ATGAAGATCGGGCTGGAGATGCATTTCCAATTACCGACACGGTCCAAGCTTTTCTGTTCCTGCCCGACGAGCGCGGCCGATCCGAACCACAACATCTGCCCGGTCTGTCTGGGATATCCAGGTTCCCGCCCTTCGCTGAACCGTAAGGCGTTGGAAGTGGGATTGACCATCGCCCGCTTCCTGGACTGCCGGATCGAGGATAGGGTGTGGTTCTCTCGCAAGACCTACTTCTATCCCGATCTGGTGAAGAACTTTCAGATCACCCAGTACGAATCACCGCTGGGCACTGATGGCCATTTCGATCTGAACGGACGCAGGATCGGTATCTGGCGTGTTCATCTGGAAGAGGACCCGGGACGCATCAAGAGGGTGGGGCGCTCGGGGGAGGAGATATCATTCGTCGATTACAACCGCAGCGGCATCCCCTTGGTCGAGATAGTCACCGCCCCGGACATGCAGTCGCCGGCCGAGGCCCGGGTCTTCATCGACCAACTGATCATCGAGCTGAGGTCGCTCTGCGACCTGGATGCCCAGGACGAGCAGAAGGTCAGAGTGGACGCCAATATATCCGTGGGCGAAGAACGGGTGGAGATCAAGAACGTCCAGGGGCTGCGCAATGTTGAACGGGCCTTGAAGTTCGAGGCTGTCCGTCAAACGAAGCTTTTGGCCGCTGGAAAGAAGGTGATACTGGAGACCAGGCGTTACGACGAGGAACGCAGGGTCACCATGTCCGCCCGTGATAAGGAAACGGAGGAGGACTACGGTTACATCGGGGAACCGGACCTGGGCGAGTTCCACATCGGCCAGATGGCCGAGGAGCTGGACCTCAAGGAGACACCCCTGGTCCGCGCCAGACGTTTGGTGACCGACCACGGGATCAATGATGCCACCGCCAAGCAGCTGGTGCTGACCTCCTCATCGCTGACCGACATGTTCGAGCTGTTGTGCCGGAGCGTATCTTCGGAGAAGGCGGTCACATGGACCATGGGGCCGATCTCCAGCAACTGGTCCGCTCTGCAGGACCGCCACGAACTATGGTCAGATGTGGTGGCCGCGGTGAAAGCGGATTCGGACGGCGAGATAACGGATAACGAGGCGAAACGCAGGATACTGTCGCTGGCCGGGGTGAAGCAGGAGAACGCCGAGGCCGGAGATGCCGATCTGGACCACATGATATCCGATTTCATTGATGCCCACCCCGAGGTCCTGGCCGACTACCGCAAGAACGCCAAGGCCGCCAACACGGTCATCGGTCACGTCATGAAAGAGAGCCGGGGACGATATTCCTCGAAAGATGTGGTGGAAGAAGTAAGAAAGGAATTGGAGAAAAGGGTTTAG
- a CDS encoding HypC/HybG/HupF family hydrogenase formation chaperone translates to MPAKIISVVGAEAEVDFGGAIRKANLSMVDAKVGEYVIIHAGFAIQKVDEDEARETLKLWSEFLEQSELA, encoded by the coding sequence ATGCCAGCAAAGATAATTTCCGTCGTAGGTGCGGAAGCGGAGGTCGATTTCGGCGGAGCGATACGTAAGGCCAACCTGTCCATGGTCGACGCCAAGGTAGGCGAATACGTCATCATCCACGCCGGTTTTGCCATTCAGAAGGTGGACGAGGATGAGGCCCGGGAAACCCTGAAGCTGTGGTCCGAGTTCTTGGAACAATCCGAGTTGGCCTGA
- a CDS encoding thiamine pyrophosphate-dependent enzyme: MNIKELTHREVRMCEGHRLCAGCAEPIIARQVLMATDKPVVVANATGCFEVSTSIYPFSSWEVPWIHTAFENAPATMSGVEAAYNSLRRQGKLDQEIKFLAFGGDGATYDIGFQSLSGAIERGHDFLYVCFNNEAYMNTGIQRSGATQKGASTTTCPAGSCIPGKREFPKDLTKIIIAHDLPYAAQASPHNWKDLVGKSRKGFDIPGPAFINVISPCPRGWRHDGSKTIELSRLAVETCIWPLYECEAGTWRLTGESLRIAEGSKEKKPVADWLNSQGRFKHLMKGKFTSVADEIQQNVDQKWEQLIKLCEM; this comes from the coding sequence ATGAACATCAAAGAGCTGACCCACCGCGAGGTACGCATGTGCGAGGGGCATCGCCTCTGCGCCGGATGTGCTGAACCGATAATAGCAAGGCAGGTACTGATGGCCACGGACAAGCCAGTAGTAGTGGCCAACGCCACTGGCTGCTTCGAGGTGTCCACTTCCATCTATCCGTTCTCCTCTTGGGAGGTTCCGTGGATACACACGGCCTTCGAGAACGCGCCAGCCACCATGAGCGGGGTCGAGGCGGCCTATAACTCCCTGCGCCGACAGGGCAAGCTGGACCAGGAGATCAAGTTTCTGGCGTTCGGCGGGGATGGTGCCACCTACGATATCGGCTTCCAGTCATTATCGGGAGCGATCGAGAGGGGACATGACTTCCTCTACGTGTGCTTCAACAACGAGGCATACATGAACACCGGGATCCAGAGGAGCGGGGCCACCCAGAAGGGCGCCTCCACCACCACATGTCCAGCGGGCAGCTGCATCCCGGGAAAGAGGGAGTTCCCCAAGGACCTGACCAAGATCATCATCGCCCACGACCTGCCCTACGCCGCACAGGCCTCACCACACAACTGGAAGGACCTGGTGGGGAAGTCGCGCAAGGGTTTTGACATTCCGGGACCGGCGTTCATAAATGTCATCTCCCCATGCCCCCGCGGTTGGAGGCATGATGGTTCGAAGACCATCGAATTGTCCCGCCTGGCCGTGGAAACATGCATCTGGCCGTTGTACGAGTGCGAAGCTGGCACCTGGAGACTGACCGGAGAGAGCCTGCGCATCGCCGAAGGTTCCAAGGAAAAGAAACCAGTGGCCGACTGGCTGAACTCCCAGGGACGGTTCAAGCATCTCATGAAGGGCAAGTTCACCTCGGTGGCCGATGAGATCCAGCAGAACGTGGACCAGAAATGGGAGCAGTTGATCAAGCTCTGCGAGATGTAA
- a CDS encoding nascent polypeptide-associated complex protein has product MMPGMGRGVNPRQMKQAMKRMGISQEEMQGVEEVIIRTADKEYVIKGATVSCIVMQGQKTYQVVGEAEEHLRQAVEQGEADIPDQDIELVMSQTGASKEKAVQALKDCEGQPAEAILKIMSG; this is encoded by the coding sequence ATGATGCCAGGAATGGGAAGAGGGGTGAACCCGCGCCAGATGAAGCAGGCCATGAAGCGCATGGGCATATCTCAGGAAGAGATGCAGGGCGTAGAGGAGGTCATCATCAGGACCGCTGATAAGGAATACGTCATCAAAGGCGCGACAGTATCATGCATCGTCATGCAGGGACAGAAGACCTATCAGGTGGTAGGCGAGGCCGAAGAGCACCTTCGCCAGGCGGTCGAACAGGGGGAGGCCGACATTCCGGACCAAGACATCGAACTGGTCATGTCGCAGACCGGTGCCTCCAAGGAGAAGGCCGTTCAAGCCTTGAAGGACTGCGAAGGACAGCCCGCCGAGGCCATTTTGAAGATCATGTCGGGGTGA
- a CDS encoding alanyl-tRNA editing protein: MTLRLYEDDPYLSEFTARVQKIDGDRIFLDRTAFYPGGGGQERDRGTIEGLEVTELKGKGEIAHLIPGHLFEIGQEVTGRIDWENRLSLMRAHTGEHLLFAALSHLTELELVKISLTSERKVLIVKGHVTWEIILEATREVNTIIAKGAPVICRLMNKEELTEGGPRVKLERIHDQKVRVVFIGKHDQAACAGVHLKDANEIGMLMVDKLTSAKPAGDWEIEFLVGPTAVSAALVHSVRALMLAERMGALPQDSLTAFDNREREMIKCRESLKHYARETLSKLEPSEVGGMKVFSGVFTGLDRKLLMEKASEIASGNNSFVALVSHDDKTFLVLACSSDVRLDCVSLLNKVLGAHGGRGGGRSGFASGGTNDQVDAERLLQNVLNTVKNIN; this comes from the coding sequence ATGACCCTGAGGCTCTACGAGGACGATCCATATCTTAGCGAGTTCACCGCGAGGGTGCAGAAGATAGATGGGGATCGGATTTTCTTGGACCGTACTGCTTTCTATCCTGGCGGCGGGGGGCAGGAGAGGGACAGGGGAACGATCGAAGGTCTGGAGGTCACTGAACTAAAGGGCAAAGGGGAAATAGCACACCTGATCCCTGGGCATCTCTTCGAAATAGGGCAGGAGGTGACCGGTAGGATCGATTGGGAGAACCGCCTTTCACTGATGCGGGCACACACCGGTGAACATCTGCTATTCGCTGCTCTTTCCCACCTTACCGAACTGGAATTGGTAAAGATATCTTTGACCAGTGAGAGGAAGGTTCTCATCGTCAAGGGCCATGTCACCTGGGAGATCATCCTGGAGGCGACGCGGGAGGTCAATACCATCATTGCTAAGGGAGCACCGGTGATCTGCCGCCTGATGAACAAGGAGGAGCTGACCGAGGGAGGTCCCAGGGTCAAACTGGAACGTATCCATGACCAAAAGGTCCGTGTGGTATTCATCGGAAAGCATGACCAGGCGGCCTGCGCCGGGGTGCATCTGAAGGACGCCAATGAGATAGGTATGCTGATGGTGGACAAACTTACATCGGCCAAACCGGCCGGAGATTGGGAGATAGAGTTCCTCGTGGGGCCGACGGCCGTCAGCGCCGCCTTGGTCCATTCGGTCAGAGCGCTAATGTTGGCTGAGAGGATGGGCGCCCTTCCCCAGGACAGCCTGACCGCTTTCGACAACCGAGAACGGGAGATGATCAAGTGCCGAGAATCCCTGAAGCATTATGCTCGAGAGACCCTTTCCAAGCTGGAACCATCGGAGGTCGGTGGCATGAAGGTCTTCTCCGGCGTCTTTACCGGTCTGGATAGGAAGTTGCTGATGGAGAAGGCCTCTGAGATCGCCTCCGGGAACAATTCATTCGTGGCACTGGTCTCTCATGATGACAAGACCTTTTTGGTTTTGGCCTGTTCATCGGACGTTCGTTTGGACTGCGTCTCACTGCTCAATAAGGTGCTAGGCGCGCATGGTGGTCGCGGGGGGGGCAGGTCCGGCTTCGCCAGCGGCGGTACCAACGACCAAGTGGATGCGGAAAGACTGCTGCAGAATGTATTGAATACCGTCAAAAATATTAATTAA
- the porA gene encoding pyruvate ferredoxin oxidoreductase has product MSKPIAVNGDTAIAMAWRQINPDVVAAYPITPQTIIVESFSDFVHDGIVDTEYVCAESEHSALSICIGASAAGARVATATASAGLAFMWEVLYIASSMRTPIVMAIANRTLSGPINIHCDHSDAMGARDSGWVQIFGENVQEAYDNTLIAFRVAEHMKVRLPTITCIDGFIITHALERFEPLEDEEVKKFVGPYHAIRPLLDLKNPTTYGPIAMPDYYYEIKYQLAVAMENVFDVTREIMAEYAKLSGRQYDLVEGYRTEDAEYVVVAMGSTSGTLRYVVDQMREQGHKVGTVKIRLFRPFPADDLAAMLKGKKAVAVMDRAMSPGTGGALYSDIVQSLYSTEDAPKITNYIYGLGGRDVMPEQLVGVFEEIMAGKGERINYMGVRK; this is encoded by the coding sequence ATGAGCAAACCTATAGCGGTCAACGGGGACACGGCCATAGCTATGGCCTGGAGGCAGATCAACCCGGACGTGGTGGCAGCCTATCCCATCACCCCACAGACCATCATCGTGGAGTCATTCTCCGATTTCGTTCACGACGGGATCGTGGACACCGAGTACGTATGCGCGGAGTCCGAGCACAGCGCCTTGAGCATTTGCATCGGAGCATCGGCCGCTGGGGCCAGGGTGGCCACTGCCACCGCCTCGGCTGGACTGGCGTTCATGTGGGAAGTACTGTACATCGCTTCCTCCATGAGAACACCTATCGTCATGGCCATCGCCAACCGTACCTTGAGCGGACCTATCAACATCCATTGCGATCACAGCGATGCCATGGGCGCCAGGGACTCTGGTTGGGTGCAGATATTCGGGGAGAACGTGCAGGAGGCCTACGACAACACTCTGATCGCTTTCCGTGTCGCTGAGCACATGAAGGTAAGGCTGCCGACCATAACCTGCATCGACGGTTTCATCATCACCCACGCTCTGGAGAGATTCGAGCCCTTGGAAGATGAAGAGGTGAAAAAGTTCGTTGGGCCATACCATGCCATAAGGCCATTGTTGGACCTGAAGAACCCCACTACCTACGGGCCGATCGCCATGCCCGATTACTATTACGAGATAAAATACCAGTTAGCGGTGGCCATGGAGAACGTGTTCGACGTTACCAGGGAGATCATGGCGGAGTACGCCAAGCTTTCTGGACGCCAATACGACCTGGTGGAAGGTTACCGGACGGAGGATGCCGAATATGTGGTGGTGGCCATGGGCTCCACCTCCGGCACCCTGCGCTACGTGGTGGACCAGATGCGGGAGCAGGGTCACAAGGTGGGAACGGTCAAGATACGTTTGTTCCGTCCATTCCCCGCTGATGACCTCGCCGCGATGTTGAAGGGCAAAAAGGCCGTGGCGGTCATGGACCGGGCCATGAGCCCAGGAACTGGGGGGGCGCTCTACTCCGACATCGTGCAGTCCCTCTATTCCACGGAGGATGCCCCCAAGATCACCAACTACATTTACGGACTGGGCGGAAGGGATGTAATGCCCGAGCAGCTCGTAGGGGTGTTCGAGGAGATCATGGCAGGCAAAGGAGAACGCATCAACTACATGGGGGTGAGGAAATGA
- the aspS gene encoding aspartate--tRNA ligase encodes MLRTHHCGKLTKDDLGKRVTLAGWVRFFRDHGGVLFYDIADSHGSTQAVFDPEATNDEDLARLKPILNSVGREFVITVTGVVRDRVEGTEDQRNLTGQIEVLIEQAKVFSRSKPIPFEIAEQKNFMLPGEDLRLKYRYLDLRRKEMNANLQFRSKLISHARRFLDMEGFMDVETPMLTRSSREGARDFLVPSRNMPGQFYALPQSPQLYKQMLMVGGVERYFQIARCFRDEDSRADRQPEFTQLDLEMSFVEMDDILSLVERMYSYVWKQMFDQELPVPFPRIDLKDAMSKFGTDAPDVRFGLEMEEVTDIVRNAPYEIFQKVLAKGGMVTCINLKASLMKEQDEDGSVGRKQVDRLIEWAKSQGMGGITWMRMTLEGLNSNIVKYFPDEVRTSLAERMKAEQGDLLLYLAGSKENVLKAGGQLRLKLARDLGLLEGKGHQFVWVVSCPLFQRDAATGGLTSFHHPFVRPVGDRIPDGKERENVKGHSYDLVLDGSEIGSGSLRNHDADIQRQIFSILGMDKEAMQREFDFFLEALEYGAPPHGGIGMGIDRLCSMLLGCESIRDVIAFPKNKKFQSLVDGAPTKVEEAKLNELQLLCLADEDED; translated from the coding sequence ATGTTGAGGACACACCATTGCGGAAAACTAACTAAAGATGACCTTGGCAAGCGAGTGACCCTCGCCGGTTGGGTAAGGTTCTTCAGGGATCACGGAGGCGTGCTTTTCTATGATATCGCCGACTCCCACGGCAGCACCCAAGCGGTGTTCGATCCCGAGGCCACCAACGACGAGGATTTGGCGCGTTTGAAGCCAATATTGAATAGCGTCGGTCGGGAGTTCGTGATCACGGTCACCGGCGTCGTCCGTGACCGTGTGGAAGGCACTGAGGACCAGCGAAACCTCACTGGACAGATCGAGGTACTGATCGAACAGGCCAAAGTGTTCAGTCGATCCAAGCCGATACCTTTCGAGATAGCTGAGCAGAAGAACTTTATGCTTCCCGGAGAGGACCTGCGGCTGAAGTACCGCTACCTGGACCTGAGGAGGAAGGAGATGAACGCCAACCTCCAGTTCCGGTCCAAGCTCATCTCCCACGCCCGCCGCTTCCTGGATATGGAAGGGTTCATGGACGTTGAGACACCCATGCTGACCCGCAGCAGCCGTGAAGGAGCCAGAGATTTCCTGGTGCCTTCGCGCAACATGCCCGGGCAGTTCTACGCCCTGCCGCAATCACCGCAGCTGTACAAGCAGATGCTCATGGTGGGCGGAGTGGAACGCTACTTCCAGATTGCCCGATGCTTCCGTGACGAGGACAGCCGGGCCGACCGTCAACCTGAGTTCACCCAACTGGACCTGGAGATGTCGTTCGTGGAGATGGACGACATACTGTCCTTGGTCGAGAGGATGTACTCCTATGTGTGGAAGCAGATGTTCGATCAGGAACTGCCTGTTCCTTTCCCCCGCATCGATCTGAAGGACGCCATGTCCAAGTTTGGCACCGATGCTCCGGACGTGCGCTTCGGCCTGGAGATGGAAGAGGTCACCGATATCGTTCGCAACGCTCCTTACGAGATATTCCAGAAGGTCCTGGCCAAGGGAGGGATGGTAACCTGTATAAACCTCAAGGCCTCCCTGATGAAGGAACAGGATGAGGACGGCTCCGTCGGGCGTAAACAGGTGGACCGGCTCATCGAGTGGGCCAAATCCCAAGGTATGGGGGGGATCACCTGGATGCGCATGACCCTTGAGGGGCTCAACTCCAATATCGTCAAGTACTTCCCCGACGAGGTGCGAACTTCTTTGGCCGAGAGAATGAAGGCCGAACAGGGCGACCTACTGCTATACCTGGCAGGCTCCAAGGAAAACGTCCTCAAGGCCGGCGGACAGCTCCGTCTCAAACTGGCGAGGGACCTGGGTCTGCTGGAGGGCAAAGGTCATCAGTTCGTATGGGTCGTTTCGTGCCCCCTGTTCCAGAGGGACGCGGCCACTGGCGGACTGACAAGTTTCCATCACCCCTTCGTACGGCCGGTGGGCGACAGGATCCCCGACGGCAAGGAACGTGAGAACGTGAAGGGCCACTCCTATGATCTGGTCCTAGACGGAAGCGAGATCGGTTCGGGATCGCTAAGAAACCACGACGCCGATATCCAACGCCAGATATTCTCTATCCTGGGAATGGACAAGGAGGCCATGCAGAGGGAGTTCGACTTCTTCCTGGAAGCCTTGGAGTATGGCGCCCCGCCCCACGGCGGCATCGGTATGGGGATAGACCGTCTGTGCTCCATGCTGCTAGGCTGCGAGAGCATCCGTGATGTGATAGCGTTCCCGAAGAACAAGAAGTTCCAGTCGCTGGTCGACGGCGCTCCCACGAAGGTGGAGGAGGCCAAGCTCAACGAGCTGCAGCTGCTTTGCCTGGCCGATGAGGACGAGGACTAA
- a CDS encoding glutamine synthetase family protein, with translation MATEKDFCEMKEAILKKVKKEGVKFIEMQFSDILGTVKSISIPTSRLESMIDDGVFLDGSSILGYATIEESDMRANPILDSFQIYPWIDDAIKTARFMCTISDHNGNRFKGDPRWALEKMVTKVKEMGYDFNVGPEFEFFLFPLKDGIPVPVPADAGGYFDLMPLDKGEIARKEMVLAFDELQYDMEASHHEVAPGQVEIDLRYQDALTMADRMLTLKYGVKCIAMKYDLFASFMPKPLFGCNGSGMHVHQSLCSKDTNAFYDPDGKWGLSQMAMHYMGGLLNHARENCAVLASYVNSYKRLVPGFEAPCYISWANMNRSALIRVPAGRGMRTRVELRNPDPAGNPYLQFAVMLASGLDGIKNRTAPTEPVEKDIYHMSKEERIKNKITDLPMNLGDAIEVMSQSKVMKEALGEHIFNHYLHLKRMEWDDYRKYVTNWEIERYLRVL, from the coding sequence ATGGCGACTGAAAAGGACTTCTGTGAGATGAAAGAGGCCATCTTGAAGAAGGTGAAGAAAGAGGGAGTGAAGTTCATCGAAATGCAGTTCTCCGATATCCTGGGAACGGTAAAGAGCATATCGATCCCTACTTCCAGATTGGAGAGCATGATCGATGACGGTGTCTTCCTGGACGGTTCTTCTATCCTGGGTTATGCCACCATCGAAGAATCGGACATGAGGGCCAACCCCATATTGGATTCTTTCCAGATATACCCCTGGATAGATGACGCGATAAAGACCGCCCGGTTCATGTGCACCATATCCGATCACAACGGCAACCGTTTCAAGGGCGATCCCCGCTGGGCCCTGGAAAAGATGGTGACCAAGGTCAAGGAGATGGGCTACGATTTCAACGTCGGCCCTGAGTTCGAGTTCTTCCTGTTCCCTCTGAAGGACGGGATACCGGTCCCTGTACCGGCCGACGCCGGCGGTTACTTCGACCTCATGCCCTTGGACAAAGGCGAGATCGCCCGCAAGGAGATGGTACTGGCCTTTGACGAACTGCAGTACGATATGGAAGCTTCGCATCACGAGGTCGCCCCAGGGCAGGTCGAGATAGATCTGCGCTATCAGGACGCCTTGACCATGGCCGACCGCATGCTGACGTTGAAGTACGGTGTCAAATGCATAGCCATGAAGTACGACCTGTTCGCCAGCTTCATGCCCAAACCGTTGTTCGGATGCAACGGCTCAGGGATGCACGTTCACCAGTCCCTGTGCTCCAAGGACACCAACGCCTTCTACGACCCGGACGGCAAATGGGGATTGAGCCAGATGGCCATGCACTACATGGGCGGCCTATTGAACCACGCCAGGGAGAACTGTGCAGTACTGGCCTCATACGTTAACTCGTACAAGCGCCTGGTGCCTGGATTCGAAGCGCCTTGCTACATTTCCTGGGCCAACATGAACCGAAGCGCCCTGATACGTGTCCCTGCCGGTCGCGGCATGAGGACCAGGGTGGAGCTGAGGAACCCTGACCCGGCGGGTAACCCATACCTGCAGTTCGCGGTCATGCTCGCTTCCGGTCTAGACGGTATAAAGAACAGGACCGCCCCCACGGAGCCGGTGGAGAAGGACATCTATCACATGTCCAAGGAAGAGAGGATCAAGAACAAGATCACCGACCTACCGATGAACCTGGGCGATGCGATCGAGGTCATGTCCCAAAGCAAGGTGATGAAGGAGGCTCTAGGTGAGCACATCTTCAACCATTACCTGCACCTCAAACGCATGGAGTGGGACGACTATCGTAAGTACGTCACGAACTGGGAGATCGAAAGGTACCTCAGGGTCCTTTAA
- a CDS encoding radical SAM protein produces the protein MKIVYGPIRSLGFGKAMVVDPICRHPKVCNFNCVYCRLGQRGILILERTKFLDERSIIEQAGECLFRDECDMIMFKGTGEPLLASNIFSMVRKLKETAPKKVALLTNCSLLRDPEVLSGLGAFDIIVAKLDAADEDTFQRVNRPHPSIKFSEMLEGLKEARRLFEGSFRVQVTLVRENLNGLEGIAQICRDICVDLVYLNTPENCDPPHQVTKREMQSALDKFVGVHCACAQDKK, from the coding sequence ATGAAGATCGTCTACGGGCCGATTAGATCTCTGGGCTTTGGAAAAGCCATGGTCGTAGATCCGATATGCAGGCACCCGAAGGTGTGCAACTTCAATTGCGTGTACTGTCGTCTTGGACAGCGTGGTATTTTGATCCTGGAGCGAACGAAGTTTCTCGACGAGAGATCGATCATTGAACAGGCGGGAGAGTGCCTCTTTCGCGATGAATGCGACATGATCATGTTCAAAGGAACCGGAGAACCTTTGCTGGCCAGTAATATTTTCAGCATGGTGAGGAAATTGAAGGAGACCGCTCCCAAGAAAGTGGCGTTATTGACGAACTGCTCTTTGTTGCGAGATCCGGAAGTGTTGAGCGGCCTGGGAGCGTTCGATATCATCGTGGCTAAGCTGGACGCGGCCGACGAGGATACCTTCCAGCGGGTCAACCGACCGCATCCTTCGATAAAGTTCTCCGAGATGTTGGAAGGTCTGAAGGAAGCGAGACGCCTGTTCGAGGGGTCCTTCCGGGTGCAGGTGACCCTGGTACGAGAGAACCTGAATGGACTGGAAGGCATTGCCCAGATATGCAGAGATATCTGCGTCGACCTTGTCTACCTCAACACCCCTGAGAATTGCGACCCACCGCATCAGGTAACGAAACGAGAGATGCAGTCAGCCTTGGACAAGTTCGTCGGTGTTCACTGCGCTTGCGCACAAGATAAAAAATAA
- a CDS encoding Lrp/AsnC family transcriptional regulator produces the protein MLDDLDKRIVEELCKSSQGSSRAIAKRLGIHPTTLMQRVRNMEQNDVIRGYRANVDYMKLGYEFMAIVHIYVEGDLIEIQRRIKELKNIVAILDVTGECDSIAWVACRSREEFSQVVKSMLIIPGVKKTNTYVILNVIKDPFNFMPDFSPTEGK, from the coding sequence ATGTTGGATGATTTGGATAAAAGGATCGTTGAGGAATTGTGCAAGTCCAGTCAGGGATCGTCCCGAGCGATCGCAAAGCGTTTGGGCATACATCCTACGACACTTATGCAGCGTGTGCGTAACATGGAGCAGAACGACGTTATCCGGGGTTATCGGGCCAACGTCGACTACATGAAGCTGGGCTACGAGTTCATGGCCATAGTGCACATTTACGTTGAAGGGGACCTCATAGAGATCCAACGGCGCATAAAGGAGCTGAAGAACATCGTGGCCATTCTGGACGTGACCGGGGAATGCGATTCCATCGCCTGGGTCGCCTGCCGATCCCGTGAAGAGTTCAGTCAGGTGGTCAAGTCCATGCTCATCATACCCGGGGTGAAGAAGACCAACACCTATGTCATACTCAATGTTATCAAGGACCCGTTCAACTTCATGCCCGATTTCAGCCCAACTGAAGGAAAATGA